The DNA region AGGCGAAATCGATCAAGTCGTCACACGGGTCGTTCAGGTCGAGCCCCAGCACGACGTCACGGGCGGCGGTGCGGTGCGAACCCGCGTGGGGGACGGCGTACCGCCGCCCGTCACCGGCCCCGCGCCCGGCCCGCACGAGGACCACGGGGCACACGGCCCGGGCCACCACGGCCTGGGCGACCGACCCCAGGACGAATCCGGTGAGGGCGCCCAGGCCACGGGACCCCAGCACCAGCACCTCGGCCTCCTCGGCAGCACCCAGCAGCGCCCTGGACGGGAGCCCCTCGGCCTGTTCGACGACAAGGTCCGCTCCAGGGCACACCGACCGCACGTGCGCCTCCGTCTCGCGCAGGACGCGCCGCGCCAGAAGGTGCTGCGACGCACTCCCCGACGCCCCGGATGCCACCGGCGGGTGCCACGCGCACACGTGCAACAACCGCAGCGGAGCCCGGCGGCGCGACGCCTCGCGGGCCGCCCACACCGCAGCGGCGCGGCTCTCGTGGGATGCGTCGACTCCGACGATCACCGGACGCGGCATGGCGCTGCCCCCTCGTCTGCCCCGGTGTGTCCGTCCCGCCGAGCGACGCGTCGCGCTCGGTTCGGCACACTCTTTTCCGTCTTTTCCGTCAGCACACTCATTTTCGTCATCTCCGTCATCGTCGTGCCCGCGCCCGGTGTCCGGCAGGGGCCGAGGGGACCGCGCCCAGGCCCGTACGTCCCTGCTCACCGCGCTGCTGCGGCCCGGTGGTAGCCGGTGGGAGAAGGACCGCCGCAACCCCTTCCGTTCGGCCACCGAGAGCCCGAAGCCGGACACGATCCGTGCCACCGCGTCCCGCCGGCGCCCGGCCCCGCTCCCCTGCCGCTACGGTGAGGAGCGGTGCCATCGGTTGACCACACCGAGTCTCTGCGAGTCAGGTGGAGGAAGCGATGACCGAGGACGGAGCCGACGACCCGACCGGTGACTCCGAGCGGTATCTGCCCACGCTGCGCCTCGACGAGCTGCTCGACGAACTCCAGACGCGCATAGACGCCGCGCGGGGCACGCGGGACCGCGTGCACAGCCTGCTGGAAGCGGTGCTGTCCGTCGGCCGGGAGCTGGACCTGCCGCACGTGCTGCGGCGCATCGTCGAGGCCGCCGTGGTCCTCGTGGACGCCGAGTACGGGGCTCTGGGAGTGATCGGCGACGACCGCACGCTCTCGCAGTTCCTGACCGTGGGCATCGACGCGGAGGAACGGGCCCGGATCGGCGACCTGCCCAGCGGCCACGGCATCCTCGGTGAGCTGATCCGCCACCCGGTGCCCCTGCGGATGCCGGAACTCTCGGAACATCCGTCGTCGTACGGGTTCCCCCCGGGCCACCCGCCGATGCACTCGTTCCTCGGCGTGCCCATCCGGGTGCGGGACAAGGTGTTCGGCAATCTCTACCTCACCGAGAAGCGCGGCGCCGAGGAGTTCGACGCGGAGGACGAATCCGTGCTGTCCACGCTCGCCGTTGCCGCCGGCGTGGCCATCGAGAACGCGCGCCTGTACGAGGAGACGCGGCTGCGCGAGCGCTGGATGCGGGCCAGCGCGGAGGTCACGAGCAGCCTGCTGTCAGGGGCGCCGAGCACCGACGTGCTCGAACTGATCGTCGACCAGGCCAGGGAGATCGTGTCGGCCGACGTCGGGATGGTCGCGGAGTACGTCGCCAAGTCGCAGGAGATGCGGCCGTTGCTCGCGGTCGGGGTGGACGCCGAGCGCCGCAGAGGGGTGGTGCTCTCGGCTCACGAGGGCCTGATCGGAGCCGCTCTCGATGCGGTGGATCCCGTGGTCAGCGCCGACGTCACCCATGACTCCCGGGTGGGCGAGAACGGTTCGCAGTGGGCCGGGCTCGGCCCCGTGGTCGCGGTGCCGTTGGGCGTCAGCGGCAAGGCCCGCGGCGTGCTGGTGCTCGGGCGTCTGAGCGGTCGTACGCCGTTCTCCGACGGGGACACCGGGCCGCTGCTGGGTTTCGCGGGGCAGGCCGCGCTGGCCCTGGAACTCGCCGACCGGCGTCGCGACGCGGAGCAGGTCGCCCTGCTCCAGGACCGCGACAGGATCGCGCGCGACCTGCACGACCTCGCCATCCAACGACTCTTCGCGGTCGGGATGACCCTCCAGAGCACCCAGCGCTTCGTGGAGCACTCCGAAGCCGTCGAGCGGCTGTCACGAGCGGTCGACGACCTCGACGACACCATCAAGATCATCCGGTCGACCATCTTCGGCCTGCGCTCGCACAGCGGCGGTGAGGGACGCCAGGGACTGCGGGGGCGGGCGTCCCGGGTGGTGGCCGACTCCGTCGCCTCCTTCGGCTTCACGCCCGCGCTGCGGGTCGAGGGACTTCTCGACACCGACGTCCCGGCCGAGGTCGCGGACCACGCGCTCGCCGTTCTCGGCGAGGCCTTGAGCAACGCCGCCCGGCACGCGCACGCGCGCTCCGTCGACGTGCATCTGCGCTGCTCCGACGGCGAGTTGACGGTGACCGTGACCGACGACGGCCGGGGCATCCCCGAAGGGGTCGAGCACAGCGGATTGCGGAACCTGGCCGAGCGCGCCCACGCCCTCGGCGGAGCGCTCACGCTCCACCGGGGGCCGAACAGGAGCGGCACGCGGCTGGAGTGGCGGGTGCCGACCGCTTGACGGCAGAGCTCAACCGTCGCCCTCGATGAGCGTCTGCCGCGCGAGCCGGCGCGGCGTGGACGGTCCCGTCGGGCCGTACCCCAACCGGATCAGCATCTGCGCGTGCCCGTGCCGGGAGCCGGGCGCTGCGCCGGGCGCTGCGGCGAGCTGCTCGCGCAGGTCAGGCCATTCCAGGGCCTGGTGAAGGAGCGACGCCCGCACACCGTGGCTGGTGGCCACCAGGAGTACGCGCTCCAGGGCCTGCCCGGCTCGCAGCCAGTCGGTCCTGCGGTCGTGCGCCGTGGACAGCAGCACGAGCGTGGGGTGTCGTTCGAAGGTCTGGGCGGGCAGTCCGCCGGGGTGCAGGTGGGCGCCGAAGTCGCGCATGGGCATCTGTTCACGGAAGTCCTGCGGCCCCAGCGTCCACGCGGGCATGCCAAGGCCCGAAAGGTCAGGCTCGCGCACCCAGTGGCGGCTCTCCGTGGCCCTGCCCGCACTTGAGTTGTTGCGGCGCTCGCCCTCCCTGGTGAGAAGCA from Streptomyces flavofungini includes:
- a CDS encoding sensor histidine kinase yields the protein MTEDGADDPTGDSERYLPTLRLDELLDELQTRIDAARGTRDRVHSLLEAVLSVGRELDLPHVLRRIVEAAVVLVDAEYGALGVIGDDRTLSQFLTVGIDAEERARIGDLPSGHGILGELIRHPVPLRMPELSEHPSSYGFPPGHPPMHSFLGVPIRVRDKVFGNLYLTEKRGAEEFDAEDESVLSTLAVAAGVAIENARLYEETRLRERWMRASAEVTSSLLSGAPSTDVLELIVDQAREIVSADVGMVAEYVAKSQEMRPLLAVGVDAERRRGVVLSAHEGLIGAALDAVDPVVSADVTHDSRVGENGSQWAGLGPVVAVPLGVSGKARGVLVLGRLSGRTPFSDGDTGPLLGFAGQAALALELADRRRDAEQVALLQDRDRIARDLHDLAIQRLFAVGMTLQSTQRFVEHSEAVERLSRAVDDLDDTIKIIRSTIFGLRSHSGGEGRQGLRGRASRVVADSVASFGFTPALRVEGLLDTDVPAEVADHALAVLGEALSNAARHAHARSVDVHLRCSDGELTVTVTDDGRGIPEGVEHSGLRNLAERAHALGGALTLHRGPNRSGTRLEWRVPTA
- a CDS encoding universal stress protein — protein: MPRPVIVGVDASHESRAAAVWAAREASRRRAPLRLLHVCAWHPPVASGASGSASQHLLARRVLRETEAHVRSVCPGADLVVEQAEGLPSRALLGAAEEAEVLVLGSRGLGALTGFVLGSVAQAVVARAVCPVVLVRAGRGAGDGRRYAVPHAGSHRTAARDVVLGLDLNDPCDDLIDFAFDTARLRSARVRVVSAWSGPSAFTLGPGEVGLIEGPQRAEEWRGFQDAVLLAWRDKYPTVAVTGDVAEGRASRALVRAAADAALLVVGRRTCAEPHMGMRTGPVAHAVSQHARCPVAVVPHS
- a CDS encoding Acg family FMN-binding oxidoreductase, translated to MSATTLDAATLEKLVSAAVAAPSVHNTQPWRFRLDPDTVTLEIHAAAERGLRHIDPFGRALHVSVGCAVLNLRVAVAHFGWEPVTRLLPRPGAPRLLAVVRFGGSARPNAPRLYDALWRRHSSRFPFSERPLPAGVRVELTDAALAEGAWLTFPSPVESHRLLLLTREGERRNNSSAGRATESRHWVREPDLSGLGMPAWTLGPQDFREQMPMRDFGAHLHPGGLPAQTFERHPTLVLLSTAHDRRTDWLRAGQALERVLLVATSHGVRASLLHQALEWPDLREQLAAAPGAAPGSRHGHAQMLIRLGYGPTGPSTPRRLARQTLIEGDG